A section of the Roseomonas marmotae genome encodes:
- a CDS encoding glycosyltransferase: MPQPPRIAVLIPCHNEEVAIQQVVAGFRAALPDAVIYVYDNNSTDRTKEVAAAAGAVVRTERLQGKGNVVRRMFADIEADAYLLVDGDGTYDPADAPAMVRMLFDDRLDMVNGVRVTEAEAAYRPGHRLGNRVLTGMVRFAFGDHITDMLSGYRCFSRRFVKSFPALARGFETETEFTVHALELRLPVGEIRTAYCERPEGSESKLRTYRDGFRILYTIVTLLKRERPLAFFGSFSLLFLLLFLSFFIPVLEGYLATGLVPRLPTFVASVANLFLSALSLSCGLILDTVTQGRREAKRVAYLAMPAPRWPGASD, translated from the coding sequence ATGCCCCAGCCGCCCCGCATTGCCGTCCTGATCCCCTGCCACAACGAGGAGGTCGCCATCCAACAGGTGGTCGCGGGTTTCCGCGCCGCGCTGCCGGATGCGGTCATCTATGTCTACGACAACAATTCCACGGACCGGACGAAGGAAGTGGCCGCCGCCGCCGGTGCCGTGGTGCGGACCGAGCGGCTGCAGGGCAAGGGCAATGTCGTGCGGCGGATGTTCGCGGATATTGAGGCCGACGCCTATCTGCTGGTCGATGGCGACGGCACCTACGACCCCGCCGATGCGCCGGCCATGGTCCGCATGCTTTTCGACGACCGCCTGGACATGGTGAACGGCGTGCGCGTGACGGAGGCCGAGGCCGCCTATCGCCCGGGCCACCGCCTCGGCAACCGGGTGCTGACGGGCATGGTGCGCTTCGCCTTCGGCGACCACATCACCGACATGCTCTCGGGCTACCGCTGCTTCTCCCGCCGCTTCGTCAAGTCCTTCCCCGCCCTGGCGCGGGGCTTCGAGACGGAGACGGAATTCACCGTGCATGCGCTGGAGCTGCGCCTGCCCGTGGGCGAGATCCGCACCGCCTATTGCGAGCGGCCCGAGGGCTCTGAATCCAAGCTGCGCACCTACCGCGACGGCTTCCGCATCCTCTACACCATCGTCACCCTGCTGAAGCGGGAGCGGCCGCTGGCCTTCTTCGGTAGCTTCTCCCTGCTCTTCCTGCTGCTCTTCCTGAGCTTCTTCATCCCGGTGCTCGAAGGCTACCTCGCGACCGGCCTGGTGCCGCGCCTGCCGACCTTCGTGGCCTCCGTCGCCAACCTCTTCCTCTCGGCTCTCTCCCTGAGCTGCGGGCTGATCCTGGACACCGTGACCCAGGGGCGGCGGGAGGCGAAGCGCGTCGCCTATCTGGCCATGCCCGCGCCGCGCTGGCCCGGCGCCTCCGACTGA